A section of the Chryseobacterium ginsenosidimutans genome encodes:
- a CDS encoding DUF1801 domain-containing protein, translating into MQIQAVSIEDYISKIPEERQNVFKKMFDAINDNLPKGFSKNISYGMVGWGVPLETYPTGYHCTPGTPLPFISIASQKNFIAVYHMGMYASPELLNWFVEEFPKHSKRKLDMGKSCIRFKKMDEIPLELLAELSKKMTVEDWITIYESNFKK; encoded by the coding sequence ATGCAGATCCAAGCGGTTTCCATAGAAGATTATATCTCAAAAATTCCTGAAGAACGTCAGAATGTATTCAAAAAAATGTTTGATGCTATTAATGATAATTTACCGAAAGGTTTTTCCAAAAATATCAGCTACGGAATGGTTGGTTGGGGAGTTCCGTTGGAAACTTATCCCACAGGTTATCATTGTACACCCGGAACGCCTTTACCTTTTATCAGTATTGCTTCTCAAAAGAATTTTATTGCCGTTTATCATATGGGAATGTATGCGAGTCCCGAATTACTGAACTGGTTTGTTGAAGAATTTCCAAAGCATTCAAAAAGAAAACTGGATATGGGAAAATCGTGTATCCGTTTCAAAAAAATGGATGAAATTCCATTGGAATTATTGGCTGAACTGAGTAAAAAAATGACTGTTGAAGACTGGATAACTATTTATGAATCAAATTTTAAAAAATAA
- a CDS encoding YiiX/YebB-like N1pC/P60 family cysteine hydrolase codes for MNQILKNNLFLKTFAAIFLINLLFSCKNSQVSGLRNGDLLFVTAKETGLSGAINNVTQKQKNASFDHIGILEKTKNGTFILHAAPKGGSQKQDVKYFLKDHANDGQRVIVYRLKSQYQKSIPEAIAKAESMLGKPYNFNYILDENSYYCSDFIERAFRKDHIFKLEPMTFVDPKTGKTNTFWEEFYQKKNLKVPEGELGCNPNGLAASEKLERIKEVN; via the coding sequence ATGAATCAAATTTTAAAAAATAATCTTTTCCTGAAAACTTTTGCGGCCATTTTTCTTATAAATTTACTATTTAGCTGTAAAAATTCGCAGGTTTCAGGATTAAGAAACGGAGATTTGCTTTTCGTTACAGCAAAAGAAACGGGACTTTCGGGAGCCATTAATAATGTTACCCAAAAACAGAAAAATGCTTCTTTTGATCATATCGGAATTTTAGAAAAAACAAAAAACGGAACTTTTATCTTGCATGCTGCTCCAAAAGGCGGTTCACAAAAGCAAGATGTAAAGTACTTTCTGAAAGATCATGCAAATGACGGACAAAGGGTGATTGTTTATCGGTTAAAATCCCAATACCAGAAATCAATACCGGAAGCCATTGCAAAAGCAGAATCTATGTTGGGGAAACCTTACAACTTTAATTATATCTTGGATGAAAATTCATATTACTGTTCAGATTTTATTGAAAGGGCTTTTAGAAAAGATCATATTTTTAAGCTTGAACCGATGACTTTCGTCGATCCGAAAACAGGAAAAACAAATACTTTTTGGGAAGAATTTTATCAAAAGAAAAATCTTAAAGTTCCTGAAGGCGAATTAGGTTGTAATCCAAACGGATTGGCTGCTTCCGAAAAACTGGAAAGAATAAAAGAAGTAAACTGA
- a CDS encoding NIL domain-containing protein yields MITPNPNLQVLQNNLNLPKKELILEIELNGKMKFEHLMNTIYNQFGICHKVLSANVEYVNGRSFGSVQLHITVTSEDYQELEFYLNKNKLLNTTVEYVCRKYF; encoded by the coding sequence ATGATTACACCAAATCCAAACCTGCAGGTTTTACAAAACAACTTAAACCTGCCAAAAAAAGAACTGATACTGGAAATAGAATTAAATGGAAAAATGAAATTCGAACATTTGATGAATACCATTTATAATCAGTTCGGGATTTGTCACAAGGTGTTGTCGGCAAACGTTGAATACGTGAACGGGCGTAGTTTTGGCTCGGTGCAATTGCATATTACAGTAACTTCAGAAGATTATCAGGAGCTTGAGTTCTATCTAAATAAAAATAAACTCTTGAATACCACTGTGGAGTACGTCTGCAGGAAGTATTTTTAG
- a CDS encoding LemA family protein, which yields MITLIIVIALVVLFLLYGVSIYNRLVKLKNLVQEAWSSIDVMLKKRHDLIPNLVETVKGYATHERETLDSVTRARNQAVSANSVESKEAAEKNLNQAMMNLFAVAEQYPDLKANTNFQQLQSELTSIENDIEKSRRYYNGTVRENNTLVESFPSNIIANMYKFEKSPFFELDNIAEREVPTVKF from the coding sequence ATGATCACTCTAATTATCGTAATAGCCTTAGTTGTACTATTTCTTTTGTACGGAGTTTCCATTTACAACCGTCTTGTAAAATTGAAAAATCTCGTTCAGGAAGCTTGGAGCAGTATTGACGTAATGCTTAAAAAACGCCACGACCTTATCCCGAATTTGGTAGAAACGGTAAAAGGCTATGCAACACACGAAAGAGAAACGCTCGACAGTGTAACAAGAGCCAGAAATCAGGCTGTAAGCGCTAATTCGGTGGAATCAAAAGAAGCTGCTGAGAAAAATCTTAATCAGGCAATGATGAATTTATTTGCCGTAGCCGAACAATATCCTGATCTGAAAGCGAATACCAATTTCCAGCAATTACAGTCCGAACTGACTTCTATAGAAAACGATATCGAAAAATCAAGAAGATATTACAATGGAACCGTTCGTGAAAATAATACATTGGTAGAGTCCTTTCCTAGTAATATTATCGCTAATATGTACAAATTTGAGAAATCGCCTTTCTTCGAATTGGATAATATTGCCGAAAGAGAAGTTCCAACTGTAAAATTTTAA
- a CDS encoding DUF2207 domain-containing protein: MKRFLLLFYLLFFTLAFSQENDSIQDNKAGIERITSFHSDINVDKKSALTITENINVHSLGINIKRGIYRALPLSRNLNNKTQKVKYDIISIKRGGVEEDYHEETEDGYLKIYVGNKDVILSPGDYKYEIKYKTENQIGFFNTYDEIYWNVNGTVWDFAIDTVSAKVTLPEGAKILQNSCYTGSYGNDSQDCSSKVLSDNSMEWSASNLGPNEGLTIAVGFQKGIMIPPPPPTFIEKFGILIGGLIIFLSLIFYYYSTWRKYGVDPQKPTVYPQFNVPENLSPASMGYLENESFKNKFLTAAIVNLAVKGYIKIIEGEDSGILGFFNTKTFTLNKLKDPDESLPKEEINLMNTLFTGNDTIKFDGKYNSKIETVVNSFRGTLQFQHDKFLNEGNNYKKVIFPILIMTVVYILGLFISYKIDPEPEKVMGGIAIYVISLVLFFVVSFLSNRVSWKFLIPVPIFVIIALVVFIKVVNSGTELINFNVCYFFIVLGFTSLMIYQYLIKRPSEEKLRKKSLIEGFKMYMGAAENEQLKFHNPPQMTPQVFETLLPFAMVLGVDQIWGEKFDTMVKNMANGTEYVHAWYIGSSINHLSFGNTLNSSLTNSIKSASTQPSSSSSGSGGGGFSGGGGGGGGGGGW, encoded by the coding sequence ATGAAAAGATTTTTATTGCTTTTTTATTTACTGTTTTTTACGCTGGCTTTTTCACAGGAAAATGACAGTATACAAGATAATAAAGCGGGAATTGAACGAATTACATCTTTTCATTCCGATATTAACGTTGATAAGAAATCTGCGTTGACGATTACGGAAAATATCAATGTTCACAGTCTCGGAATCAACATCAAAAGAGGAATTTATCGTGCACTTCCGTTATCGAGAAATTTAAACAACAAAACTCAGAAAGTAAAATATGATATTATCTCCATAAAAAGAGGCGGCGTTGAGGAAGATTATCATGAAGAAACTGAGGACGGTTATCTGAAAATATATGTCGGAAATAAAGATGTCATTTTAAGTCCCGGTGACTACAAATATGAAATCAAATATAAAACGGAAAACCAAATCGGATTCTTCAATACATATGACGAAATCTATTGGAACGTCAATGGAACGGTTTGGGATTTTGCAATCGATACTGTTTCGGCAAAGGTTACGCTTCCTGAAGGCGCAAAGATTCTTCAGAATTCATGTTATACAGGTTCTTATGGAAATGATTCTCAAGATTGCAGCTCTAAAGTCTTGTCGGATAATTCGATGGAATGGTCTGCAAGCAATTTGGGACCGAATGAAGGATTAACCATTGCGGTAGGATTTCAAAAAGGAATCATGATTCCACCACCACCACCGACTTTTATAGAAAAATTTGGAATTTTAATTGGTGGATTGATCATCTTTTTAAGTTTGATTTTCTATTACTATTCAACATGGAGAAAATATGGTGTTGATCCGCAAAAACCAACAGTTTATCCACAATTCAATGTTCCAGAGAATCTTTCGCCGGCTTCAATGGGATATTTGGAAAATGAAAGTTTTAAAAATAAATTTCTAACGGCAGCGATCGTCAATCTTGCTGTAAAAGGCTATATAAAAATAATTGAAGGCGAAGATTCCGGAATTTTAGGTTTTTTCAATACAAAAACATTTACGTTAAATAAATTGAAAGATCCGGATGAGTCGTTACCAAAAGAAGAAATTAATTTGATGAATACGCTTTTTACTGGTAATGACACCATAAAATTTGACGGAAAGTATAACTCAAAAATTGAGACTGTAGTCAACAGTTTTAGAGGAACGCTGCAATTTCAGCATGATAAATTTTTAAATGAAGGAAATAATTATAAAAAAGTTATTTTCCCAATTTTGATTATGACGGTTGTATATATTTTAGGTTTATTTATAAGCTATAAAATAGATCCGGAACCGGAAAAAGTGATGGGCGGAATTGCTATTTATGTCATTTCTTTAGTATTATTTTTTGTCGTATCATTTTTGTCAAACCGAGTTTCATGGAAATTTTTAATTCCTGTTCCAATTTTTGTTATCATTGCATTGGTCGTATTTATTAAGGTTGTAAATAGCGGAACTGAACTCATTAATTTTAATGTTTGTTACTTCTTTATCGTTTTAGGATTTACTTCTTTGATGATTTATCAATATCTGATCAAAAGACCGTCAGAAGAAAAATTAAGAAAGAAATCTTTAATTGAAGGTTTTAAAATGTACATGGGTGCTGCCGAAAACGAACAGTTGAAATTTCACAATCCTCCTCAGATGACACCACAGGTTTTCGAAACGTTATTGCCTTTTGCAATGGTTTTGGGAGTTGATCAGATCTGGGGAGAAAAATTTGATACCATGGTGAAAAACATGGCAAACGGAACAGAATATGTTCACGCCTGGTACATCGGAAGCTCTATCAATCATTTAAGCTTTGGAAATACGCTGAATTCAAGTCTTACCAATTCCATAAAATCTGCATCTACACAACCGTCAAGCTCAAGCAGCGGTTCCGGTGGTGGTGGATTCTCTGGCGGAGGTGGCGGAGGAGGCGGAGGCGGAGGCTGGTAA
- the murA gene encoding UDP-N-acetylglucosamine 1-carboxyvinyltransferase: MSGTFQIRGGKRLHGEITPQGAKNEALQILCAVLLTDEEVRIKNIPDIHDVNRLIEILGDFGVKVTKNGHGDYTFKADKVNFDYIKSNEFKKDGAKLRGSIMLMGPMLARYGEAYMPTPGGDKIGRRRLDTHFQGLVELGAEFHYDEEEFFYSLKAKELNGKFILLEEASVTGTANIVMAAALAKGKTRIYNAACEPYLQQLCKMLNRMGANISGIGSNLLTIEGVPHLHGTEHTMLPDMVEIGSWIGLAAMTKSEITIKNVNWNQLGVIPNTFRKLGIQLEQSNDDIFIPAQENYKIQKFIDGSILTISDAPWPGFTPDLLSIILVVATQAKGSLLVHQKMFESRLFFVDKLIDMGAQIILCDPHRATVIGLNQEAPLRGTTMVSPDIRAGNALLIAALSAEGKSIIHNIEQIDRGYENIDGRLKAIGADIERI; this comes from the coding sequence ATGAGTGGAACATTTCAAATAAGAGGAGGAAAAAGATTGCATGGTGAAATCACTCCACAAGGAGCTAAAAATGAGGCTCTACAGATTCTTTGTGCTGTTTTGTTAACTGACGAGGAAGTAAGGATTAAAAACATTCCTGACATCCACGATGTTAACCGATTAATTGAAATTTTGGGAGATTTCGGAGTAAAGGTTACTAAAAACGGACACGGAGATTATACTTTCAAGGCTGATAAAGTTAATTTTGATTATATAAAATCCAACGAATTCAAAAAAGACGGTGCCAAGTTAAGAGGTTCGATCATGTTGATGGGTCCGATGCTGGCACGATACGGTGAAGCTTACATGCCGACTCCGGGAGGCGATAAAATCGGAAGAAGAAGATTGGACACCCATTTTCAGGGGCTTGTAGAGCTTGGCGCAGAATTTCATTACGATGAAGAAGAATTCTTTTATTCATTAAAGGCTAAAGAACTTAACGGTAAATTTATTTTGCTGGAAGAAGCTTCCGTAACAGGAACGGCAAATATTGTAATGGCCGCGGCTTTAGCAAAAGGAAAAACAAGAATTTATAATGCAGCTTGCGAACCATACCTTCAGCAACTTTGTAAGATGCTGAACAGAATGGGAGCAAATATCTCGGGAATCGGTTCAAATTTATTAACTATTGAAGGTGTTCCGCATCTTCATGGAACTGAACACACAATGCTTCCGGATATGGTAGAAATCGGATCTTGGATCGGTCTTGCAGCCATGACAAAATCTGAAATTACTATTAAAAATGTAAACTGGAATCAGCTTGGAGTTATTCCGAATACTTTCAGAAAACTAGGGATTCAGCTTGAGCAAAGCAATGACGATATTTTTATTCCGGCTCAGGAAAATTATAAAATCCAGAAATTTATTGATGGTTCTATTCTTACGATTTCTGATGCACCATGGCCAGGATTCACTCCGGATTTGTTATCCATTATTTTAGTGGTGGCAACTCAGGCTAAAGGAAGTCTCTTAGTTCATCAAAAAATGTTCGAATCAAGATTATTCTTCGTGGATAAACTGATTGATATGGGTGCTCAGATCATCCTTTGTGATCCGCACAGAGCAACGGTAATCGGTCTTAACCAAGAAGCTCCGTTAAGAGGAACAACAATGGTTTCTCCGGACATCAGAGCTGGAAATGCCCTTCTTATTGCAGCACTTTCTGCAGAAGGAAAATCTATCATCCACAATATCGAACAAATCGACAGAGGTTATGAAAATATCGATGGAAGATTGAAAGCAATCGGAGCCGATATTGAAAGAATTTAA
- a CDS encoding DUF4290 domain-containing protein, with protein sequence MEYNTQKTQLLLPEYGRIIQQLVERCKELSTKEERSEMALGIIDFMGQRNPQLRDEENYKHKLWDHLFILANYDLDVDSPYPFPTREELAEKPKRMEYPKLQGDFKFYGKSILQLIEKAIELNEGDEKEALIEVIANNMKKSYNVYNKEHVTDDVIFRHLKELSENRLDLTGIDSLEKSKIYYTTNNNNRNNNRNNQNNNRNNQNNKRRHSNNSNNNNHNKRK encoded by the coding sequence ATGGAATATAATACCCAAAAAACGCAGCTCCTTTTGCCTGAATATGGCAGAATTATCCAACAGTTGGTTGAACGTTGCAAAGAGCTTTCCACAAAAGAAGAAAGAAGCGAAATGGCACTGGGCATCATTGATTTTATGGGTCAAAGAAACCCGCAGCTTCGCGACGAAGAAAATTACAAGCATAAACTTTGGGATCATCTTTTTATTCTGGCTAATTATGATCTGGATGTAGATTCACCGTATCCGTTTCCTACAAGAGAAGAATTGGCAGAAAAGCCTAAAAGAATGGAATATCCCAAACTTCAGGGTGATTTCAAATTTTATGGAAAAAGTATTCTTCAGCTAATAGAAAAAGCAATAGAACTGAATGAAGGCGACGAAAAAGAAGCTCTTATCGAGGTAATTGCCAACAATATGAAGAAATCTTATAACGTATATAATAAGGAACACGTAACAGATGATGTAATTTTCCGTCATTTGAAAGAGCTTTCGGAAAACAGATTGGATCTTACGGGAATTGATTCTCTTGAGAAAAGTAAAATCTACTACACAACCAATAATAACAACCGAAATAATAACAGAAACAACCAAAATAACAACCGAAACAACCAAAATAATAAAAGAAGACACAGCAACAATAGCAACAACAATAATCATAATAAAAGAAAGTAG
- a CDS encoding alpha-amylase gives MKKTHFLLSLLALGFVSSCQNNDEIVNETAKQLEVHDKTVNVTNHDGRPFSTGASANAKFVAGPGGSVLMQGFYWDVPDGGNWWNTVKDKVTDWSNVGIGAIWLPPASKAQNGAYSMGYDPTDYYDFGNFNQNGSVETRFGSRAELEALITKAHTENMQVYADIVINHNSGGQSQANPFTGTNTWTDFSGVASGKFPRSYNDFYKNAYGNNDEGAFGGFPDLCHANPYVQDWLWGRDDSVAKYYKNVMKFDGWRFDYVKGFGPWVVNTWNSNVGGFSVGELWDSNVNTLEWWANNANSSVFDFAAYYKMDEAFDNGNLNALNDDMMWKRNPYKAVTFVTNHDTDVINNKMLAYAYILTHEGYPTIFYRDYEEWLNKERLNNLIWIHNNKATGTTSILYTDNDEYVARRNGYNGNPGLVVYINNSSNWQERWIQTNWASQQIKDFTGSSSWYPTTQGDKWVKIQCAPNSYSVWSLNQ, from the coding sequence ATGAAAAAAACACATTTCTTACTTTCACTTCTGGCACTGGGCTTTGTGAGCTCTTGTCAGAATAATGATGAAATCGTTAACGAAACTGCAAAACAGCTGGAGGTGCATGACAAAACAGTTAATGTTACCAATCACGATGGCCGGCCGTTCAGTACAGGAGCTTCTGCAAATGCAAAATTTGTTGCCGGACCTGGCGGAAGCGTTTTAATGCAGGGTTTTTATTGGGATGTTCCCGATGGTGGTAATTGGTGGAATACCGTAAAAGATAAAGTCACCGATTGGTCGAATGTCGGGATTGGTGCTATTTGGCTGCCACCTGCTTCAAAAGCACAAAACGGAGCTTACTCAATGGGATATGATCCTACTGATTATTATGATTTCGGAAATTTTAATCAGAATGGTAGTGTTGAGACCCGTTTCGGCTCAAGAGCGGAGTTGGAAGCTTTAATTACGAAAGCTCACACGGAAAATATGCAGGTTTATGCAGATATTGTTATTAATCATAATAGCGGAGGTCAATCTCAGGCCAATCCTTTTACCGGAACAAATACATGGACGGATTTTTCCGGCGTTGCTTCAGGAAAGTTCCCAAGAAGTTATAATGATTTTTACAAAAATGCTTATGGAAATAATGACGAAGGAGCTTTTGGAGGTTTTCCGGATTTGTGTCACGCGAATCCTTACGTTCAGGACTGGCTTTGGGGAAGAGATGATTCTGTCGCAAAGTATTATAAAAACGTAATGAAATTCGACGGATGGAGATTTGATTATGTAAAAGGTTTCGGACCTTGGGTAGTCAATACCTGGAACTCAAATGTAGGTGGGTTTTCTGTTGGAGAATTATGGGACTCTAATGTAAATACGCTGGAATGGTGGGCGAATAATGCCAACAGCTCGGTATTCGATTTTGCAGCTTATTATAAAATGGATGAAGCTTTTGATAACGGAAATTTAAATGCCTTGAACGACGATATGATGTGGAAGAGAAACCCTTATAAAGCGGTAACTTTCGTTACAAACCATGATACGGATGTCATCAATAATAAAATGTTGGCCTATGCTTACATTCTTACTCACGAAGGATATCCGACGATTTTCTACAGAGACTATGAAGAATGGCTGAATAAAGAAAGATTAAACAATCTTATCTGGATTCACAACAACAAAGCAACGGGAACGACTTCTATTCTTTATACCGATAATGATGAATATGTTGCAAGAAGAAACGGATACAATGGAAATCCTGGTTTGGTTGTTTATATTAATAATTCATCAAATTGGCAGGAAAGATGGATTCAGACCAACTGGGCAAGTCAGCAGATTAAAGATTTCACAGGAAGTTCAAGTTGGTATCCTACAACGCAGGGTGATAAATGGGTGAAAATTCAATGTGCACCGAATTCTTATTCTGTATGGTCTTTAAATCAATAA
- a CDS encoding thiol-disulfide oxidoreductase DCC family protein yields MENWHDKYIVFFDGDCGVCNFWVQWILERDKKDQFMFASLQSDFGQNFLLERGLDTKVFNTMYLWKPQQYYFIKSRAVLQIANLLGGVYKLLGIGKLFPKFLSDSIYDIVSKNRMKLANQKCYLPTPHQRAKFIEV; encoded by the coding sequence ATGGAGAACTGGCACGATAAATATATTGTATTTTTTGATGGAGATTGTGGTGTATGCAATTTTTGGGTGCAATGGATTTTAGAAAGAGACAAGAAAGACCAGTTCATGTTCGCATCTCTCCAGTCAGATTTTGGTCAGAATTTTTTATTGGAAAGAGGTTTGGATACTAAGGTTTTTAACACAATGTACCTTTGGAAACCTCAGCAATATTATTTTATCAAATCAAGAGCGGTCTTACAGATTGCCAATTTGCTCGGTGGAGTTTACAAACTTTTAGGGATCGGGAAACTTTTTCCGAAATTTTTGAGCGACAGTATTTACGATATTGTCTCCAAAAACAGAATGAAGTTGGCAAACCAAAAATGTTATTTGCCGACACCTCATCAGAGAGCGAAATTTATTGAAGTTTGA
- a CDS encoding heme-binding domain-containing protein, giving the protein MKKILVIILVAFIIIQFFPIDKTNPAPTPGMDFLKIKNTPPETAAIINTSCYDCHSNETRYPWYSNFSPVSWFLKNNIDEGRKHLNFSTFATYEPKQQAHKLEECIEMIEKKEMPLESYFIGHQDAKLTDAQRKILIDYFKREKAETERKMSL; this is encoded by the coding sequence ATGAAAAAAATATTAGTTATAATTCTCGTAGCATTTATCATTATTCAGTTTTTTCCTATCGATAAGACGAACCCCGCTCCCACTCCGGGAATGGACTTTTTAAAAATAAAAAACACTCCTCCTGAAACTGCTGCGATCATTAATACCTCATGCTATGACTGTCATTCGAATGAGACAAGATATCCGTGGTATTCTAATTTTTCTCCGGTTTCATGGTTTTTGAAAAACAATATCGATGAAGGAAGGAAACATCTTAATTTCTCTACCTTTGCAACATACGAACCGAAACAACAGGCTCATAAATTGGAAGAATGCATCGAAATGATTGAAAAGAAAGAAATGCCTTTGGAATCTTATTTTATTGGCCATCAAGACGCAAAACTGACAGATGCACAAAGAAAAATTTTAATTGATTACTTCAAAAGAGAAAAAGCAGAAACAGAACGGAAAATGTCGCTTTAA